AAGGGCAAAATCATACCGGAAGAGATATTCTCGGTTAAAGCTACATTCTTTGAATTTACACCTAATTTTTTTGCAATGAGCCTTTTTGTGGTCAATATTTCTTTGTAAATAAAAGGCCACATATTGTTAGTAAATGGTCCTAAATCTTGGATAATTTCCCACGTTTTAACTATGGCTTCTAAAGAAGATTTTGGTAATGGTCCTTGACCTCCATAGTTGAAATAATACTTATTTTTTAATGCTGGTATTTGATCTCTTAGATTATTTCTCATGGAAATTTAAGTTATATTTTTAAACTCTTGAATTTTTTAAATATTGCCTACTAAAGTTACTGTTCTAAATTCTATATCCTCAATTACTTTCCAAGGTTCAGCACTCCTTTCTGCAAATTCTAAATTTTTAAATCCTAGTTCTTTAAAGTCACTTATAAAGTCTGGTTCATACCATGCTCCACTAATACATCCTGTCCATAGATCATGATCATTTTGCAATCTTAAAGGAACTTTTTTGCTAGAGACAATATCGCTAATTGCAATTCTTCCATTATCGTTTAAAACTCTTTTTATATTTCTAAGAAGGTTATTTCTAGATTCTGGACTTACCAAGTTTAAAACGCAATTACTTAAAATAATATCAACTGATTTGTCGGCGATTAATGGACTTAAATCTTTATCTAATTCATCAAGTTTTTCAATTGAACCTTCTAGAAATTTTGTATTGTTGAACCCTATATTTTTTGTAACTTCTTTAGAGGCTGATCTAGATAAAGAAAGCATATCAGGATTCTGATCAACTCCAATAACTTTCCCTTCTTTCCCAACAATTTGGGCACAAATAAAAGCATTTTTGCCGCTACCACTTCCAAGATCTAAGACTATATCATTTTTTTGAACATATTTAGTTGGATCCCCACATCCATAGTCTCTTTCTATAACCTCTTTAGGAATTGCTTCAAGTAAAACGGGATTAAACCCAACTGGTGTACAAAGACAACTTTCTTTTTCTAGTGCGGCTGAACCATATCTTTCTTGAATCGCATCTTTATGATCGAATTGATTAGATGCTTTATTAGATGTGGTTGTATTACAGCAACTTTCAGACATTTTTTTTAAAGGACTCTCGATAAATATAGCCCAAAAAAAAAGCCCCTGAAAAGAGGCTTTTAATTTGTTTAATTAAATTATTTAGTGTAATTAACACCTCTATAATTTAATTCTGCTTTTTCATTACTTGAAGAAGCGTCATCCATTCTATTGGTGTATACGTTTCTTCTGTAGGTAAGTTCAACAAGTTGCTTTTTAGCAGCTTCTTTGTTTTGAACGTAGTTTTTACCTCTGTAAGTTAAAGTAGTCATGATTCGATGTGACAACACGGCCATCCCCCGTTCCATGGTATGGCTCGAACTGCGCCCTCAAATGAGGGTGAACGAAAAAGTAGCGATTGCTACCAAATAATTATAAGCGTATTTTTAACAGCATGTCTAGCTTTTACAAATAGAAACGAAGATTTAATGTTTTTTTAATTATTATCTTAGGTAAATTTTTTTATAAATAGTCTCTAAAAAGGTTTATGTTTATATTTGGTTTAATCTTCATGTAACTATTTATTTATGACAGGTTTTTTATATTTCTTGGGAAATACTTTAAGGTGGCCAGTGTTAAAGCCAAAAGAATTTTTTTCACTACATGCTTATTTTTCAATTATTTATTTGATAACTTTTACTTTGAGTAAATATGATGTAAGCCAATCAAATTTAGTTTTTACTTTAGGAATTCTTGCACCTCTTTTAATCGCTATTGGTCAAGGACTTCCAATTGATTGCCTTGATATGGAATCATCTTTGTTGAAGGAATTAAAAACTAAAAAATAAATATTTCAGTTAAAAATTTTTATAAAACCTGGACAACTTCGCTTATTTCAGGAATCATTTCTTTTAACTTTCTTTCAATACCCATTTTGAGAGTCATAGTGCTACTTGGGCAACTACCACATGCTCCTTGAAGTCTGACTTTGACAATTGGACCATCTATTTCTGCAATCTCAACATTACCTCCATCAGAAATTAAAAAAGGTCTTAGCTCGTCAAGGACTTTTTCTACATTTTCGTTTGTCAGAGAAAGTGTTTCAGTACTCATAATTTTGGATTAACTTTATAATAAGCCTAGAAAGAAATCTGATTAATTGCAAAAAAGATAATTTTCTGTTGTGACTTCATCTAAAAATCCCACTAATGACAATAGCTACTTTGATGCAGTCTTAGTAGGAGCAGGGA
This sequence is a window from Prochlorococcus marinus XMU1419. Protein-coding genes within it:
- a CDS encoding methyltransferase domain-containing protein, with the translated sequence MSESCCNTTTSNKASNQFDHKDAIQERYGSAALEKESCLCTPVGFNPVLLEAIPKEVIERDYGCGDPTKYVQKNDIVLDLGSGSGKNAFICAQIVGKEGKVIGVDQNPDMLSLSRSASKEVTKNIGFNNTKFLEGSIEKLDELDKDLSPLIADKSVDIILSNCVLNLVSPESRNNLLRNIKRVLNDNGRIAISDIVSSKKVPLRLQNDHDLWTGCISGAWYEPDFISDFKELGFKNLEFAERSAEPWKVIEDIEFRTVTLVGNI
- a CDS encoding NifU family protein, producing MSTETLSLTNENVEKVLDELRPFLISDGGNVEIAEIDGPIVKVRLQGACGSCPSSTMTLKMGIERKLKEMIPEISEVVQVL
- a CDS encoding DUF4278 domain-containing protein, whose amino-acid sequence is MTTLTYRGKNYVQNKEAAKKQLVELTYRRNVYTNRMDDASSSNEKAELNYRGVNYTK